The Clostridiaceae bacterium HFYG-1003 genome includes a window with the following:
- the smpB gene encoding SsrA-binding protein SmpB, with product MANTKTIAENRKAFHDYFILEEFEAGIELKGTEVKSIRAGKVNLKDSYADIVNGECILRAMHISPYEQGNIFNVNPLRDRKLLLHKNEIVKLDIASSQDGATLVPLRLYFKEGKVKVALAIGKGKKNYDKRDSLLEKTHMREIEREFRNRQKY from the coding sequence ATGGCCAATACCAAAACCATCGCAGAAAACCGCAAGGCGTTTCATGATTACTTCATCCTGGAAGAATTTGAAGCGGGCATAGAACTCAAAGGCACGGAAGTCAAATCGATCCGCGCCGGCAAAGTCAATCTCAAAGACAGCTATGCCGACATCGTCAACGGCGAATGCATCCTGCGGGCAATGCATATCAGTCCCTATGAGCAGGGCAATATCTTTAATGTAAATCCCCTGCGCGACCGGAAGCTGCTGCTGCACAAGAATGAGATCGTCAAGCTGGATATCGCGTCAAGCCAGGACGGAGCGACCCTGGTGCCTCTGCGGCTGTATTTCAAGGAAGGCAAAGTCAAGGTTGCCCTTGCCATTGGCAAAGGAAAGAAAAACTACGACAAGCGGGATTCACTGCTGGAAAAAACCCATATGCGGGAAATCGAACGGGAATTTAGAAACCGCCAGAAATACTAA